The following are from one region of the Chitinispirillales bacterium ANBcel5 genome:
- a CDS encoding GLUG motif-containing protein: MFRLKTFLCVLCPALLVLLFAQEVNSDDLFSDETTNLSLFAGGAGTESDPFQITNWFELDRIRHNPGQSFILMNDLDSTTNGYDDLVGRDNGWLPLGTNDTAFTGSFDGRGYAIRDLRITLSESGAGLFGIVENGVIRNVGLEDVDINGQATVGGLIGSAHPATIENTYTTGSVNGISGVGGLVGVSIGATIRNSYSGSAVTGTGSTIGGLVGISANGSTIKDGSYSTGEVTGSRHVGGLVGTNIETIIENSHSHSNVTAERVFGGLIGYNFSGSIRNCYSYGDVNGIEDSDSTTGVAGGLIGSNISSDVIECYSISKVKADSIVGGLVGQNATQSNIVNSYSSNNTVTGYTVVGGLVGINRDSNIEESYSENEVTADSIVGGLVGENDYSSNVNNSSNSSVIGSVSVGGLVGAAHFGTTLENSFATGEVSGDSVIGGLVGVVHHGVTIENSYTTGEVNGGARVGGLVGFAHHYATIENSYTTGTVKGTSSVGGLVGVSSGTTIINSYSESAVSGDSTDIGGLVGFSENGSTIKDSSFSTGEVNGSRNVGGLVGNNLQSTIENSYSHSIVTAESVFGGLVGLNQSSSTIRNCYSTGEVNGIEDSDSTTTVAGGLVGRNDTSDIIECYSESNVTADNIVGGLVGENAIQSNIVNSFSSSSVIGSTSVGGLVGVALEASVIENSYATGEVSGELDIGGLVGVAHHGATIENSYTTGTVNGISYVGGLVGVSIGTTIRTSYSESAVSGTGEDIGGLVGFSGNGSTIEDSSYSTGEVTGSQHVGGLVGNNVSSTIVNSHSRSAVTAQTVFGGLVGLNQNSSTISKCYSTGRVVGIRDGRSFSTVAGGLVGENNGSVIEESYSENEISADSVVGGLVGRNNSSATIKRSYSESEIIANATVGGLVGINNSSTLEECYSVGTITGQYVVGGLVGASNGGSRIKKSFSNVSVEIHEEGNTVGGLVGINNTNSIVQNCYSKGDIEGQDIVGGLVGLNRGSVENSYSRGSVRGTNNIGGLIGQIGEDGSVENSFWDTETSELDTSAAGEGKTSEQMKIASTFLDAGWDFMGETDNGNDEIWGINTIDNCEYPFLKWQGYKLEQTITFIEPLPDTVTYGDAPFPIEVETSSGGTVTFASSEESVATVSEEGEITIVSVGEATLTVSVDSDETYYPAQVSADLIVLEKPVTITINEVEDKEYDGTDEATIKTFTIDGVLDDDHVVIDTGRGAFECKNAGTDKTVTFSEFSLSGDDAGNYRLEAQPEPVTANITEKEVTIVSVTVEDKEYDGTHEAIIISGIVDEVISGDDVSVAQTTGVFEDKNVGDDKPVTGFDLSLTGHDAGNYRIGSSPSTVTGNIVAREITVVGIAADSRVYDGTVDLTLTWDSLGNVVFEDDVAIEAIDGSFADKNAEENKIVVISSITLTGDDAINYAYELPDTILSTISKRPINVTSVTIADKAYDGTTDATIDGVTYEDGFLILGDTLSLSPGIASFEDKNAGSDINVTLSEFLLTGADANNYFIELPSVITGNITKKRLTVTAEDTSKYINTDDPSFTLMFEGFISGENKSALIDYGAEREEGEAAGTYEIVPFAEAQNYRIIPVNGVFTIHKPTSVTRFNSDSSPDDFGGIMIYNNPVALYSGRAQFIINAPAAADFAVVIYDALGNVIHKADVKTDREGRTAPVMWNLTNRRGAQVSPGSYLIQAQGYDRRTGEVYRYRAMLGVAR, from the coding sequence ATGTTCAGGTTAAAGACTTTTCTCTGTGTATTGTGTCCTGCGCTACTGGTACTACTGTTTGCTCAGGAGGTAAATAGTGATGATCTGTTTTCTGATGAAACCACGAATCTATCCCTTTTCGCGGGAGGGGCTGGTACAGAAAGTGACCCTTTCCAGATCACCAATTGGTTTGAATTAGACAGAATTCGTCATAATCCTGGTCAAAGCTTTATTCTGATGAATGATTTGGATTCAACCACTAACGGATATGATGACTTGGTAGGGCGCGATAACGGGTGGCTGCCTTTAGGAACAAATGACACTGCTTTTACGGGTAGTTTTGACGGTAGGGGTTACGCTATTAGAGATCTTAGAATAACCCTTTCTGAAAGTGGGGCAGGTCTATTTGGGATTGTGGAAAATGGGGTTATAAGAAATGTAGGTTTAGAGGATGTAGATATTAATGGTCAGGCAACTGTTGGAGGTTTGATAGGATCTGCTCATCCGGCTACTATAGAAAACACCTATACTACCGGATCAGTAAACGGAATATCGGGTGTTGGAGGGTTAGTGGGAGTCAGTATCGGGGCAACAATCAGAAACAGTTACAGCGGAAGTGCGGTTACTGGAACGGGTTCAACTATTGGTGGTTTGGTAGGTATTAGTGCTAATGGATCTACTATTAAGGATGGTAGTTACAGCACAGGTGAGGTTACCGGTAGCCGACACGTTGGAGGTTTGGTAGGGACTAACATAGAAACCATAATTGAAAACAGTCATAGTCACAGTAACGTAACAGCTGAGCGTGTTTTTGGTGGCTTAATAGGCTACAATTTTAGCGGCTCAATTAGGAATTGTTACAGTTACGGTGATGTTAATGGAATTGAGGATAGTGACTCTACTACAGGTGTTGCTGGTGGACTGATAGGTAGTAACATTTCATCAGATGTTATAGAATGCTATAGTATAAGTAAAGTCAAAGCCGATAGCATTGTAGGTGGCCTGGTGGGACAAAATGCAACTCAATCCAATATTGTAAATAGTTATAGCAGTAATAACACTGTTACTGGTTACACTGTTGTTGGTGGTTTGGTTGGAATCAATAGAGACTCTAACATCGAAGAATCCTATAGTGAAAATGAGGTTACAGCAGATAGTATTGTTGGTGGTCTGGTGGGGGAAAATGATTATAGTTCCAATGTCAATAATTCAAGCAACAGCTCTGTTATTGGTTCTGTTAGTGTTGGTGGTTTGGTGGGAGCTGCACATTTTGGGACTACTTTAGAAAATAGCTTTGCTACAGGAGAAGTAAGCGGAGATTCGGTCATTGGAGGCTTGGTGGGAGTTGTACACCATGGGGTTACTATAGAAAACAGCTATACTACCGGAGAAGTAAACGGTGGTGCGCGTGTTGGGGGATTGGTGGGATTTGCACACCATTATGCTACTATAGAAAACAGCTATACTACCGGAACAGTAAAGGGGACATCGTCTGTTGGAGGGTTAGTGGGAGTTAGTAGCGGGACAACAATCATAAACAGTTACAGTGAGAGTGCGGTTTCTGGGGACAGTACAGATATCGGTGGTTTGGTAGGTTTTAGTGAAAATGGATCAACTATTAAGGATAGTAGTTTCAGCACAGGTGAGGTTAACGGTAGTCGAAACGTTGGAGGTTTGGTAGGTAACAACTTGCAATCCACCATTGAAAACAGTTATAGCCATAGTATAGTAACAGCTGAGAGTGTTTTTGGTGGTTTGGTAGGCCTCAATCAGAGCAGTTCAACAATTAGAAATTGTTACAGCACCGGTGAGGTGAATGGAATTGAGGATAGTGACTCTACCACGACCGTCGCTGGTGGACTGGTAGGTCGAAATGATACCTCAGATATTATAGAATGCTATAGTGAAAGTAACGTTACAGCCGATAATATTGTAGGTGGTCTGGTGGGGGAAAATGCAATTCAATCCAATATTGTAAATAGTTTTAGCAGCAGCTCTGTTATTGGTTCTACTAGTGTCGGTGGTTTGGTGGGAGTAGCACTTGAGGCTTCTGTGATAGAAAACTCCTATGCAACAGGAGAAGTAAGCGGAGAATTGGACATTGGAGGCTTGGTGGGAGTTGCACACCATGGTGCTACTATAGAAAACAGCTATACTACCGGAACAGTAAACGGAATATCGTATGTTGGGGGGTTAGTGGGAGTCAGTATCGGGACAACAATTAGAACCAGTTACAGCGAAAGTGCGGTTTCTGGAACCGGTGAAGATATTGGTGGTTTGGTAGGTTTTAGTGGAAATGGATCAACTATTGAGGATAGTAGTTACAGCACTGGTGAGGTTACCGGCAGTCAACACGTTGGAGGTTTGGTAGGTAACAATGTGTCATCCACCATAGTAAACAGTCATAGCCGTAGTGCTGTTACAGCTCAGACTGTTTTTGGTGGATTGGTAGGCCTCAACCAGAACAGTTCAACAATTAGTAAATGTTACAGCACCGGTAGGGTGGTTGGAATTAGGGATGGTCGTTCTTTCTCAACCGTTGCTGGTGGACTGGTAGGTGAAAATAACGGCTCAGTTATTGAAGAGTCCTATAGCGAAAATGAGATTTCAGCCGATAGTGTTGTTGGTGGTTTGGTAGGAAGAAACAACAGCTCCGCCACAATAAAAAGGTCCTACAGTGAAAGTGAAATCATAGCCAATGCTACTGTTGGTGGTTTGGTGGGAATAAATAACAGTTCTACGTTAGAAGAGTGCTATAGTGTTGGAACTATAACAGGACAGTATGTTGTTGGGGGTCTGGTAGGAGCAAGTAATGGTGGTTCAAGGATCAAAAAAAGCTTTAGCAATGTAAGTGTAGAAATACATGAAGAAGGAAATACTGTAGGTGGTTTGGTGGGAATAAATAATACAAATTCAATTGTTCAAAACTGTTACAGTAAAGGTGATATTGAGGGACAAGATATCGTTGGCGGATTAGTAGGACTAAACCGCGGTTCGGTAGAAAACAGTTACAGCAGGGGAAGCGTTAGAGGTACTAATAACATTGGTGGTTTGATTGGCCAAATTGGCGAAGATGGAAGTGTTGAAAACTCATTTTGGGATACCGAAACCTCAGAATTAGACACATCGGCGGCAGGTGAAGGCAAAACCAGTGAACAGATGAAAATCGCTTCTACCTTTCTGGATGCAGGCTGGGATTTTATGGGTGAAACAGATAATGGCAATGATGAAATTTGGGGAATAAACACCATCGATAACTGTGAGTATCCATTTTTAAAATGGCAGGGATACAAACTGGAGCAGACAATTACCTTCATCGAGCCGTTACCAGATACAGTTACCTATGGAGACGCCCCCTTTCCTATAGAGGTAGAAACGTCTTCAGGAGGAACAGTTACATTCGCCAGTTCAGAAGAATCGGTCGCAACAGTTTCAGAAGAAGGAGAGATAACTATTGTAAGTGTAGGTGAAGCTACCTTGACAGTTTCTGTGGATAGTGATGAAACGTATTATCCGGCTCAGGTCTCTGCAGACCTAATCGTCCTGGAAAAACCAGTTACAATTACTATTAATGAAGTAGAAGATAAAGAGTACGACGGTACAGACGAGGCAACTATTAAGACTTTTACAATCGATGGGGTTCTTGATGATGATCATGTTGTGATTGATACTGGCAGGGGAGCATTTGAATGCAAGAATGCCGGTACTGACAAAACAGTGACTTTTTCAGAATTTTCATTAAGCGGTGATGATGCCGGCAATTACAGGCTTGAGGCACAACCCGAACCGGTAACAGCAAATATCACTGAAAAAGAGGTTACCATTGTAAGTGTTACTGTCGAGGATAAAGAGTATGACGGCACTCATGAGGCAATTATTATAAGTGGAATAGTTGATGAAGTAATTTCTGGAGATGATGTTTCAGTAGCGCAGACAACAGGAGTTTTTGAAGATAAAAATGTCGGTGATGACAAGCCTGTTACTGGCTTTGACCTCTCACTTACAGGTCATGATGCAGGTAACTATCGTATCGGTTCATCTCCAAGTACTGTTACCGGTAATATCGTTGCAAGAGAGATTACTGTTGTCGGTATCGCTGCTGATAGCAGAGTGTATGATGGCACTGTGGATTTGACACTTACCTGGGATTCGTTAGGAAATGTTGTCTTTGAAGATGATGTCGCGATAGAAGCAATAGATGGATCCTTTGCTGATAAAAATGCCGAAGAAAATAAGATAGTTGTTATCAGCAGCATTACATTAACGGGAGACGATGCTATCAATTATGCCTATGAACTCCCTGATACGATACTAAGTACAATTTCTAAAAGACCCATTAACGTAACCAGTGTTACTATCGCAGACAAGGCGTATGATGGCACAACAGATGCAACAATTGATGGTGTTACCTACGAAGATGGATTTTTAATTTTAGGGGACACTTTGTCTCTATCACCGGGAATTGCATCGTTTGAGGATAAGAATGCAGGGTCTGATATCAATGTAACTCTTTCTGAATTTTTACTTACGGGTGCGGATGCAAATAACTATTTCATTGAACTACCCTCAGTAATAACCGGTAATATAACCAAAAAAAGGCTTACAGTAACCGCTGAAGATACATCGAAGTATATAAATACTGACGATCCGAGCTTCACACTTATGTTTGAAGGCTTCATATCTGGTGAAAATAAGTCTGCACTAATAGATTACGGAGCTGAGCGGGAAGAGGGAGAAGCTGCAGGAACGTATGAAATAGTTCCATTTGCGGAGGCGCAAAACTATAGAATTATTCCTGTAAACGGAGTATTCACTATACACAAACCTACATCGGTAACCAGATTTAATAGTGATAGCTCACCTGATGACTTCGGTGGGATAATGATATATAACAACCCCGTTGCGCTTTATTCCGGAAGAGCTCAGTTTATAATCAATGCTCCGGCAGCCGCTGACTTTGCGGTGGTAATCTATGATGCTTTAGGTAATGTTATCCACAAAGCAGATGTTAAAACTGACAGAGAAGGTAGAACCGCTCCTGTCATGTGGAATCTTACCAATAGAAGAGGGGCTCAGGTTTCACCGGGATCTTACCTTATTCAAGCACAGGGGTATGATCGCCGTACAGGAGAGGTTTATCGTTACAGAGCAATGCTGGGAGTCGCGCGATAG
- a CDS encoding carboxypeptidase-like regulatory domain-containing protein → MKSLALLLILFLNFQLIHSQTVISGTVLNRRGHPVEGSIVHLDSEQLSDTTDASGSFVITLDPVSTSRVISSSREQVSFQEGQLIINSLHSQQGKVSLYDLRGRMLKVLHEGMMETGTHTIPLPREYKNRSIVADVTIGSAQRTFFLNGQWSNKTGATVSKKSLQWNAEAAVHTLRITHELYDDKVVTVQQPYDSVTVHLFSKLVIDEDNAILIGDTLKNSRDGLALSLDSIIDERCPCDDPCIGIENAYIYLSLRSKETSEQLVLETFNKRTVSALGYIVSLNELEPDCQSDSARYIMNFTISPEQSILLD, encoded by the coding sequence ATGAAATCTTTAGCTCTGCTTTTGATCTTATTTCTTAACTTCCAGCTTATTCACTCCCAAACAGTTATTTCAGGAACAGTTCTTAACCGGAGAGGACACCCGGTTGAGGGAAGCATAGTACACCTTGATTCAGAGCAATTATCGGATACTACTGATGCTTCCGGGAGTTTTGTGATTACATTAGACCCTGTCAGTACTTCAAGAGTGATCTCCTCTTCAAGAGAACAGGTATCTTTTCAGGAAGGTCAGCTGATTATCAACAGCTTGCATTCACAACAAGGAAAAGTTTCTCTGTATGATCTGCGTGGAAGAATGCTAAAGGTGCTTCATGAAGGAATGATGGAGACGGGAACTCACACTATTCCGCTTCCCAGGGAATACAAAAACAGAAGTATAGTAGCCGATGTTACTATTGGCTCTGCACAGAGAACGTTTTTTTTAAACGGGCAATGGTCCAATAAAACAGGAGCTACTGTAAGCAAAAAGTCATTACAATGGAACGCAGAGGCGGCAGTTCACACATTACGAATTACTCATGAACTCTATGATGATAAGGTGGTAACAGTTCAGCAACCGTATGATTCTGTCACAGTGCACCTGTTTTCAAAGCTTGTAATTGATGAAGATAATGCGATACTTATTGGAGATACGTTGAAAAACAGTAGAGACGGGCTTGCGCTGTCGCTGGATTCCATTATAGATGAAAGATGTCCCTGTGATGACCCCTGTATCGGTATAGAGAACGCCTATATTTACCTCTCTTTACGTTCAAAGGAAACTTCTGAGCAACTGGTATTGGAAACGTTTAATAAAAGAACGGTAAGCGCATTAGGGTATATAGTTTCTCTGAATGAATTGGAGCCTGATTGCCAATCTGATAGCGCCAGATACATCATGAACTTTACGATTTCTCCGGAGCAGAGCATTCTTTTGGATTGA
- a CDS encoding TIGR02147 family protein, whose protein sequence is MIPTIFNYTDYREYLTSVFNHKKDLNPKFSHRLLALKLGLKAPGHMLLVMQGKRRLTFEIAEKIVKWLRLNQKESDYFFQMLCFNHAITSKEKQIAYEEMISLRNHTVKVANTRFYEKWYYSAIRSALNIIPFSGDYSALATGLIPPITIDQAKEAVKILTTEGFIAQDQSGYFYPSDPFITSGEKWKSDTIKSLRYQFLDLGRESLERFEPEKRDVSFLTVTLSEKSFEKVRKKVEKLRAEILSVASTETKPDRVVQCNLALFPLFEKDNDQ, encoded by the coding sequence ATGATACCCACTATTTTTAACTACACAGATTACAGAGAGTACCTTACAAGCGTCTTTAATCATAAAAAAGATCTTAACCCTAAGTTCTCTCACAGACTTTTAGCCCTAAAACTTGGTCTTAAGGCTCCCGGGCACATGCTTTTAGTTATGCAGGGTAAACGACGCCTCACATTTGAGATAGCGGAGAAAATTGTGAAATGGCTGCGATTGAATCAAAAAGAATCAGATTACTTTTTCCAGATGCTCTGTTTTAACCATGCAATAACTTCTAAGGAAAAACAGATCGCTTATGAAGAGATGATCAGTCTCCGTAATCATACTGTAAAAGTGGCCAATACCCGATTTTATGAGAAGTGGTACTATTCTGCAATAAGATCAGCACTGAATATTATTCCCTTTTCAGGAGATTATAGTGCGCTTGCCACCGGTTTGATACCACCAATTACTATCGACCAGGCCAAAGAAGCAGTAAAGATTCTTACAACTGAGGGGTTTATTGCTCAAGACCAATCCGGTTATTTTTACCCTTCTGATCCATTCATTACATCAGGTGAAAAGTGGAAATCAGATACAATTAAAAGTTTACGGTATCAGTTTCTTGATCTGGGCAGGGAGTCACTTGAACGTTTTGAGCCAGAAAAAAGAGATGTATCATTTCTGACCGTTACACTGTCTGAGAAGAGCTTTGAAAAGGTAAGAAAAAAGGTTGAAAAACTTCGGGCAGAGATACTTTCTGTTGCAAGTACTGAAACAAAACCAGATCGGGTTGTGCAGTGTAACCTTGCCCTGTTTCCTCTCTTCGAAAAGGACAATGACCAGTGA
- a CDS encoding HD domain-containing protein — MATLKDESDAQRYRRFQKQIGFLIEIDKVKNVFRKTRLFHDKRYENDAEHGWHMSMMAIILSEYSNEKIDLSRVIKMALIHDLVELDAGDTYLYAENQDEKVDKERKCAQRVFGMLPDDQRDEFLNLWEEFEAKETNEAKFAGAIDRLGPVMQNYFDEGHAWKEHNVPSHKVKGVNSQIEKGSVMIWEYVQSLIEEAVREGYLRE; from the coding sequence ATGGCTACTTTAAAAGACGAGTCAGATGCGCAGAGATATCGTCGGTTTCAAAAACAGATCGGCTTTCTCATTGAGATTGATAAAGTGAAAAATGTATTCAGGAAAACGCGGCTGTTCCATGATAAACGGTATGAAAATGACGCTGAACATGGGTGGCATATGAGCATGATGGCCATAATCTTAAGCGAATACTCCAACGAAAAAATTGATCTGTCGCGGGTAATAAAAATGGCACTGATACACGATCTTGTGGAGCTTGATGCAGGAGATACCTATCTGTATGCTGAAAATCAGGATGAAAAGGTAGATAAAGAGCGAAAGTGTGCACAGAGGGTATTTGGAATGTTGCCTGATGATCAGCGGGATGAGTTTTTAAACTTATGGGAAGAGTTTGAGGCTAAAGAGACCAATGAAGCCAAATTCGCAGGGGCAATCGATCGATTAGGTCCGGTAATGCAAAACTATTTCGATGAAGGTCATGCCTGGAAAGAACACAATGTGCCCTCACACAAAGTAAAAGGTGTGAATAGTCAGATTGAGAAAGGTTCAGTGATGATCTGGGAGTATGTACAATCACTGATTGAGGAAGCGGTGAGGGAGGGGTATTTGAGAGAGTAG
- a CDS encoding OmpA family protein produces the protein MKKIRYLTGVLLIATFTISCGWSNMARGGVIGAGLGGALGGAIGNRTGNTAAGAIIGAAVGGTAGAAIGNYMDRQAEEMRRDLDGAKVERIGEGIKITFDSGILFDIGSDALKPQARNNVNDLALILQKYEDTNILVEGHTDSTGSAQLNQRLSEDRAASVARQLKSRGVVGRRVTTLGFGQDQPIADNGTAAGRQQNRRVEVAIFANDKLKRAAERGQI, from the coding sequence ATGAAAAAGATACGTTATTTAACAGGTGTTCTTTTAATTGCCACTTTTACAATCAGTTGCGGCTGGAGCAATATGGCCCGGGGTGGTGTAATTGGTGCTGGTTTGGGCGGAGCGTTAGGTGGTGCCATTGGCAACAGAACAGGAAATACTGCTGCGGGCGCGATTATTGGCGCCGCCGTTGGCGGAACCGCGGGAGCTGCAATTGGCAATTATATGGACAGGCAGGCTGAAGAGATGCGCCGGGACCTTGATGGTGCCAAAGTGGAGCGTATTGGTGAAGGAATAAAGATTACTTTTGATTCAGGAATTTTGTTTGACATCGGCTCAGATGCGCTTAAACCTCAGGCCAGAAACAATGTAAATGATTTGGCTTTGATTCTTCAGAAGTATGAGGACACCAATATTTTGGTTGAAGGGCACACCGACTCCACCGGTTCAGCTCAGTTGAATCAGCGGCTTTCGGAGGATCGGGCCGCATCAGTAGCTCGTCAGCTCAAATCCAGAGGTGTAGTGGGCAGACGAGTCACCACTTTAGGTTTCGGCCAGGACCAACCGATTGCAGATAACGGAACCGCAGCTGGTCGTCAGCAAAACCGTCGTGTTGAGGTAGCTATTTTCGCTAACGACAAATTGAAACGTGCAGCTGAAAGAGGTCAGATTTAA
- a CDS encoding DUF3820 family protein, with protein MQTPDIPFSDPTYLLKLARTRMPFGKYKGLLLIDLPEPYVVWFNRKGFPEGTLGEMLRAVYEIKVNGLEYLFEPLIRARTKSNH; from the coding sequence ATGCAAACTCCCGACATTCCCTTCTCTGATCCCACCTACCTTCTAAAGCTTGCCCGTACAAGGATGCCTTTTGGCAAATACAAGGGGTTACTTCTTATAGATTTACCCGAACCATATGTGGTGTGGTTTAACCGTAAAGGATTTCCGGAGGGCACATTGGGGGAGATGCTCAGGGCAGTTTATGAAATAAAAGTAAACGGATTAGAATATCTTTTCGAACCACTTATAAGAGCCCGTACTAAGTCTAACCATTAG
- a CDS encoding phosphatase PAP2 family protein, translating into MKTIFLTATIVLTLLQVPSPGEQIAADSCDYLNYYSNQKGNGTETDRLNYPGTKTVAALSFKNYMSGFLSIPVRAGKEIAPTDSIGLARLSVTVFASVALLSMDQTIRDLVRERFYSGSNRVSQFLYNVGRKEYFFPGLATTYGLSLALRNRYFHDTVLLSFQSLLVTQAVTELLKSSVNRVRPRSSPDNPFLLEKGNQSFVSGHASGVWSVMTVIAERYPRLKVGAYSLATAVALARVYEDAHWMSDVILGSALGYGIGRITANSNQPGGNRVTLSPFISQEGGGTLMNIQF; encoded by the coding sequence ATGAAAACGATATTTTTAACAGCTACCATCGTATTAACCCTGCTACAAGTTCCTTCTCCTGGAGAGCAAATCGCAGCGGACTCATGTGACTATCTTAATTATTACAGTAACCAAAAAGGTAATGGCACTGAAACAGACCGGTTAAACTATCCAGGAACAAAAACTGTTGCTGCATTGTCTTTTAAAAATTATATGTCGGGTTTTTTATCTATACCTGTTAGAGCGGGAAAAGAGATTGCTCCTACCGATTCAATCGGACTGGCAAGACTATCTGTAACGGTATTTGCGTCGGTTGCCTTACTATCTATGGATCAAACAATAAGGGATTTGGTGCGGGAACGATTCTATTCGGGAAGTAACAGAGTGTCACAATTTCTGTACAATGTTGGGAGAAAGGAGTATTTTTTTCCGGGTCTTGCGACCACTTATGGTCTTAGCTTAGCATTGCGAAACAGGTATTTTCATGATACTGTACTTTTGTCTTTTCAGTCCCTGTTGGTAACCCAGGCGGTAACTGAGCTTTTAAAAAGCAGTGTTAACAGAGTTCGGCCAAGAAGTAGTCCCGATAACCCGTTTTTACTGGAAAAGGGGAATCAATCATTTGTTTCTGGCCATGCATCCGGAGTGTGGTCAGTGATGACGGTAATTGCTGAACGATATCCCCGCTTAAAAGTTGGTGCCTACAGTTTGGCAACAGCGGTAGCTCTTGCCCGGGTATATGAAGATGCACATTGGATGTCCGACGTTATCCTTGGCTCTGCCCTTGGGTATGGGATCGGACGTATCACCGCGAATAGTAACCAACCGGGTGGAAACAGAGTAACCTTGTCTCCTTTTATAAGTCAGGAGGGTGGAGGTACTCTGATGAATATTCAGTTTTGA